The following proteins are co-located in the Rippkaea orientalis PCC 8801 genome:
- the uvrA gene encoding excinuclease ABC subunit UvrA — MSDPNTIRIRGARQHNLKNIDLDLPRDRLIVFTGVSGSGKSSLAFDTIFAEGQRRYVESLSAYARQFLGQLDKPDVDAIEGLSPAISIDQKSTSHNPRSTVGTVTEIYDYLRLLFGRAGEPHCPICDRSISPQNIDQMCDRVMELPDRTKFQILSPVVRGKKGTHKQLLSSLASQGFVRVRINGEVRELSDAIDLNKNHHHNIEIVIDRLIKKPGIEERLVDSLTTCLKQSEGLAVIDILDDEDKDNQEEKVPSEITFSENFACPEHGAVIEELSPRLFSFNSPYGACPHCHGLGSLRQFSADLVIPDPSASLYAAIAPWSDKDNSYYLSLLYSVGQTCGFDIQTPWNKLTKEQQNILLYGQEEPIWFEDDSRSKNSEGYYRKFGGILAMLERSYQETSSEIIKQKLEKYIVDRTCEVCQGKRLKPEALSVRLGQYKIDQLTSVSIDKCLERVNQLELTPRQALIGELALKEIKNRLQFLLDVGLDYLTLDRGTMTLSGGEAQRIRLATQIGSGLTGVLYVLDEPSIGLHQRDNQRLLNTLRKLRDLGNTLIVVEHDQETIECADHLVDIGPLAGVHGGKIVCQGNLETLLSDQTSLTGAYLSGRKVIETPEKRRKGNGSSLQLKNCCQNNLKNINVEIPLGKLVCITGLSGSGKSTLVNELLYPALQHHLTRQVPFPKNLEQIKGLKAVDKVIVIDQSPIGRTPRSNPATYTGVFDTIRELFSQTIEAKARGYKQGQFSFNVKGGRCEVCNGQGVNIIEMNFLPDVYVQCDVCKGARYNRETLQVKYKDYSIADVLNMTVEEALDVFQNIPKAVKRLQTLVDVGLGYIKLGQSAPTLSGGEAQRLKLASELSKRATGKTLYLIDEPTTGLSFYDVHHLLNVLQRLVDKGNSILVIEHNLDVIRCADWIIDLGPEGGDKGGEIIALGTPEEVANNSNSYTGKYLKQALQQHPTAKQI, encoded by the coding sequence ATGTCTGATCCTAATACTATCCGCATTCGTGGCGCAAGACAGCATAATTTAAAGAATATTGACCTGGATCTCCCCCGCGATCGCCTCATCGTTTTTACTGGGGTTTCTGGTTCGGGTAAGTCGTCTTTGGCCTTTGATACCATTTTTGCCGAAGGACAAAGACGCTATGTTGAGTCCCTTAGTGCCTATGCGCGGCAGTTTTTGGGACAATTAGATAAACCCGATGTAGACGCGATCGAGGGGTTAAGTCCGGCTATTTCCATCGATCAAAAGTCCACCTCCCATAACCCCCGTTCGACGGTGGGGACGGTGACGGAAATTTATGACTATTTGCGGTTATTGTTTGGACGGGCCGGAGAACCCCACTGTCCGATCTGCGATCGCAGTATCAGTCCCCAAAATATTGATCAGATGTGCGATCGCGTGATGGAACTGCCTGATCGCACTAAATTTCAGATTCTTTCTCCGGTGGTTCGCGGCAAAAAGGGAACCCATAAACAACTGTTATCAAGTTTAGCATCTCAAGGATTTGTTCGGGTCAGAATTAATGGAGAAGTTCGAGAACTTTCTGATGCAATTGACTTAAATAAAAATCATCACCATAACATTGAAATTGTGATTGATCGCCTCATTAAAAAGCCAGGAATTGAAGAAAGATTAGTCGATTCTTTAACTACCTGTTTAAAGCAATCAGAGGGGTTGGCAGTTATTGATATTTTAGACGATGAAGATAAGGATAATCAAGAGGAAAAAGTCCCTTCAGAAATTACCTTTTCAGAAAACTTTGCTTGTCCTGAACATGGTGCAGTGATAGAGGAATTGTCCCCTCGTTTGTTTTCCTTTAATTCTCCCTATGGTGCTTGCCCTCATTGTCATGGATTAGGCAGTTTACGGCAATTTTCGGCTGACTTAGTGATTCCTGATCCCAGTGCTTCTTTATATGCGGCGATCGCCCCTTGGTCAGATAAAGACAATTCCTATTATCTTTCCTTACTCTATAGTGTCGGTCAAACTTGTGGGTTTGATATTCAAACTCCCTGGAATAAATTAACCAAAGAACAACAAAATATCCTCCTTTATGGTCAAGAAGAACCCATCTGGTTTGAGGATGATTCTCGCTCAAAAAATAGTGAAGGATACTATCGAAAATTTGGTGGTATTCTGGCAATGTTAGAACGCAGTTATCAAGAAACTAGCTCAGAAATTATTAAACAGAAATTAGAAAAATATATTGTTGATCGAACCTGTGAGGTTTGCCAAGGAAAACGACTGAAACCCGAAGCTTTATCAGTTCGCTTAGGACAATATAAAATTGATCAATTGACCAGTGTTTCTATTGATAAATGCTTAGAAAGAGTCAATCAATTGGAATTAACCCCTAGACAAGCTTTAATTGGAGAATTAGCCCTCAAAGAAATCAAAAACCGTCTACAATTTCTCCTAGACGTTGGGTTAGATTATTTAACCCTAGATAGAGGAACCATGACCCTATCAGGAGGAGAAGCACAACGCATCCGTTTAGCCACACAAATTGGCTCAGGACTCACGGGGGTATTATATGTTTTAGATGAGCCGAGTATTGGATTACATCAACGAGATAATCAACGCTTATTAAATACCCTGAGAAAACTCAGAGATCTCGGCAATACTTTAATAGTCGTAGAACACGATCAAGAAACCATAGAATGCGCCGATCATTTAGTTGATATTGGTCCCTTAGCAGGAGTTCACGGAGGTAAGATTGTTTGTCAAGGAAATTTAGAGACGCTACTCAGCGATCAAACCTCTCTAACTGGGGCTTATTTATCGGGCAGAAAAGTTATAGAAACTCCTGAAAAACGTCGCAAAGGAAATGGGTCTTCATTACAGCTAAAAAATTGTTGTCAAAATAATCTTAAAAACATCAATGTTGAGATTCCATTAGGTAAATTAGTTTGTATTACTGGTCTTTCTGGTTCAGGAAAGTCTACCCTAGTTAATGAGTTATTATATCCTGCTTTACAGCATCATCTAACCCGTCAAGTCCCTTTTCCTAAAAATTTAGAGCAAATAAAAGGACTGAAAGCAGTTGATAAAGTGATTGTTATTGATCAGTCTCCCATTGGCAGAACTCCTCGGTCTAATCCCGCTACCTACACAGGAGTTTTTGATACAATTAGAGAACTATTTTCTCAAACTATCGAAGCAAAAGCAAGAGGATATAAACAAGGTCAATTTTCCTTTAATGTAAAAGGGGGAAGATGTGAAGTTTGTAATGGTCAGGGAGTGAATATCATTGAAATGAATTTTCTCCCAGATGTTTATGTACAATGTGACGTTTGTAAAGGCGCAAGATACAACCGAGAAACCCTGCAAGTGAAGTATAAAGATTATTCTATTGCTGATGTTTTGAACATGACTGTTGAGGAAGCATTAGACGTATTTCAGAATATTCCTAAAGCCGTTAAACGGTTACAAACCTTAGTAGATGTTGGTCTAGGTTATATCAAATTAGGACAGTCTGCCCCCACCTTATCAGGAGGAGAAGCACAACGACTGAAATTAGCCTCAGAATTGTCAAAAAGAGCAACAGGAAAAACCCTTTATTTAATTGATGAACCAACCACCGGACTCTCTTTTTATGATGTCCATCACTTATTAAATGTTCTACAAAGATTAGTCGATAAAGGCAATTCTATTTTAGTGATTGAACACAATTTAGATGTCATTCGTTGTGCAGATTGGATCATTGATTTAGGACCTGAAGGAGGAGATAAAGGGGGAGAAATTATCGCGTTAGGAACTCCTGAAGAAGTGGCTAATAATTCTAATTCTTATACAGGAAAATATTTAAAACAAGCCTTACAACAACATCCAACAGCCAAGCAAATTTAG
- a CDS encoding RDD family protein: MYSDDYSSNESAIYQRFPKVPLDRRAYAFLLDFLSVWFVSSFFTGLLKEFVFIILWSIARIIIVEKNKGQSLGSWAFDMKVIDPQFTKIPGLKELGKREGILGSAALLAMVGLSINFRNALSMILFITPLLIDCGMAVGDPDLNRAFHDRIAGTIVIQSRRGFSLDLRLKKLWFIIQDKLKSRQNKDDWYD, translated from the coding sequence ATGTATTCTGATGATTATTCTAGTAACGAGTCCGCGATTTATCAAAGGTTTCCTAAAGTTCCTTTAGATAGAAGAGCCTATGCTTTTTTGTTAGATTTTCTGAGTGTTTGGTTTGTTAGTTCTTTTTTTACAGGACTTTTAAAAGAATTTGTCTTTATCATTCTTTGGAGCATAGCAAGAATTATTATTGTCGAAAAAAATAAGGGTCAAAGCTTAGGAAGTTGGGCGTTTGATATGAAGGTAATTGATCCTCAGTTTACTAAAATTCCGGGTTTAAAAGAGTTAGGAAAGCGGGAAGGAATTTTAGGAAGTGCTGCGTTATTAGCCATGGTGGGATTAAGTATTAATTTTCGTAATGCACTGTCTATGATATTGTTTATAACTCCCTTATTAATTGACTGTGGAATGGCGGTAGGAGATCCAGACTTAAATCGGGCGTTTCATGACCGCATTGCTGGTACAATTGTTATCCAAAGTCGTCGGGGGTTTTCTTTAGATTTACGACTAAAAAAGCTATGGTTTATTATTCAAGATAAATTAAAAAGTCGTCAAAATAAAGATGATTGGTATGACTAA
- a CDS encoding N-acetylmannosamine-6-phosphate 2-epimerase: MTIPQSSLIVSCQAPVESPLHNPKMIAAMAKAAINQGAKGVRIDTPDHVAQVRQELPDSLIIGLWKRIYPGYEVYITPCFADAVKIAEAGANIIAIDATIRERPQGETVTYLINRIHQELGLLVMADVDTIESAIAAEKAGADFVGTTLYGYTKITENLSPPGYGLLQEMVKKLQVPVICEGGISTPQEAKKALEYGAYSVVVGTAITGIDLKVKAFNSVFLN; this comes from the coding sequence ATGACAATTCCTCAGTCTAGTTTAATTGTTTCGTGTCAAGCTCCCGTTGAGTCTCCCTTACATAACCCCAAAATGATAGCAGCAATGGCCAAAGCAGCCATCAATCAAGGAGCAAAAGGGGTTAGAATTGATACACCTGATCATGTGGCACAAGTCCGTCAAGAATTACCCGATAGTTTGATTATTGGACTCTGGAAAAGAATCTATCCAGGCTATGAGGTGTATATTACCCCGTGTTTTGCTGATGCGGTTAAAATTGCTGAAGCAGGAGCCAATATTATTGCTATTGATGCTACAATTAGAGAACGTCCCCAAGGGGAAACGGTAACTTATTTAATTAACCGTATTCATCAGGAATTGGGGTTATTAGTAATGGCGGATGTAGATACTATTGAAAGTGCGATCGCGGCTGAAAAAGCAGGGGCTGATTTCGTAGGAACCACCCTTTATGGCTATACCAAAATAACTGAAAATCTATCTCCTCCAGGTTACGGTTTACTACAAGAAATGGTCAAAAAATTACAAGTTCCTGTTATTTGTGAAGGAGGAATTAGTACCCCCCAAGAAGCAAAAAAAGCCTTAGAATACGGAGCCTATTCTGTTGTTGTTGGAACAGCCATTACAGGGATTGATTTAAAAGTCAAAGCCTTTAATTCGGTATTTCTTAACTAA
- a CDS encoding IS4 family transposase: MVQSFPKVIKSILKPLPRNDYPVLNTFSFVCCWLEYVMDKSVVSMQDLFKRLNTQGIDLKISNFSKASKRRDPQVFLDIINQLKEQLRRKKGERNARSYFPIDSTMISLTSKLLWSQGYHQVKLFCGLDSWTSEPGGIVIYFGQGHDHKYGQKTLEEIPENGVGIMDRGFASCERIKKLKENKNQTFVLRIKNNVTLEMLENGKSKVGKDGREVEIRVVAFCDLEKRTEFRLATNLPVDEEAVVSNEEIAEIYVQRWQIELLWKFLKMHLKLDRLMTKNENGIRIQIYCCLIAYLILQLIEIPQEFGKTILDKLRYLQSYMCQEISYVHWFRKLIWLR; the protein is encoded by the coding sequence ATTGTACAAAGTTTTCCCAAAGTCATTAAATCTATCTTAAAGCCGTTACCCAGAAATGATTATCCAGTTCTCAATACCTTTTCATTTGTCTGCTGTTGGTTAGAGTATGTAATGGATAAAAGTGTGGTCAGTATGCAGGATTTATTTAAAAGATTAAATACTCAAGGAATAGATTTAAAAATATCTAACTTTTCTAAGGCAAGTAAAAGAAGAGATCCTCAAGTATTTCTTGACATCATTAATCAACTAAAAGAACAACTACGGCGAAAGAAGGGTGAAAGAAACGCTCGTTCTTATTTTCCTATTGATTCAACAATGATCAGTTTAACAAGTAAACTATTATGGAGTCAAGGATATCACCAAGTAAAATTATTTTGTGGGTTGGATAGTTGGACATCAGAACCAGGGGGCATAGTGATTTATTTTGGTCAGGGACATGATCATAAATATGGTCAGAAAACGCTAGAAGAAATTCCTGAAAATGGAGTAGGGATAATGGATAGAGGTTTTGCATCTTGTGAAAGAATCAAAAAGCTAAAAGAGAACAAAAATCAAACATTTGTCCTGAGAATAAAAAATAATGTTACCTTAGAAATGCTAGAGAATGGTAAGAGTAAAGTGGGAAAAGATGGAAGGGAGGTAGAAATTAGAGTAGTAGCATTTTGTGACTTAGAAAAGAGAACAGAATTTCGATTAGCTACGAATTTACCTGTGGATGAAGAAGCCGTAGTAAGTAATGAAGAAATAGCAGAGATTTATGTACAAAGATGGCAGATAGAGTTACTCTGGAAGTTTTTAAAGATGCACTTAAAACTAGACAGATTAATGACCAAGAATGAAAATGGCATTCGCATTCAAATTTATTGTTGCTTAATCGCTTATCTAATTTTACAGCTAATAGAAATACCTCAAGAATTTGGCAAAACTATATTAGATAAACTTCGTTATCTTCAGTCCTATATGTGTCAGGAAATCAGCTATGTACATTGGTTCAGAAAACTAATTTGGTTAAGATGA
- the gloA gene encoding lactoylglutathione lyase, producing MRMLHTMLRVNNLEESLKFYCDVLGMKLLRQKDYPGGEFTLAFVGYADESETAVIELTYNWGVDSYELGNAYGHIALGVDDIYATCEKIRSLGGKITREPGPMKHGSTVIAFVEDPNGYKIELIQLKKQESVKKEVAIAGTPS from the coding sequence ATGCGGATGCTACACACCATGCTACGGGTTAATAACCTAGAAGAATCCCTCAAATTCTATTGCGATGTGTTGGGGATGAAATTATTGCGCCAAAAAGACTACCCAGGGGGAGAATTTACCCTCGCGTTTGTTGGGTACGCGGATGAGTCCGAAACGGCAGTGATCGAATTAACCTATAATTGGGGGGTAGATTCCTACGAGTTGGGAAATGCCTACGGACACATTGCCTTGGGAGTTGATGACATTTACGCAACCTGTGAGAAAATTCGGTCACTTGGGGGCAAGATTACCCGCGAACCCGGTCCGATGAAACACGGTTCTACGGTGATTGCCTTTGTGGAAGATCCCAATGGTTATAAAATTGAATTAATTCAATTAAAAAAACAAGAATCAGTCAAAAAAGAAGTTGCTATTGCAGGAACTCCTTCCTAA
- the psbA gene encoding photosystem II q(b) protein — MTHVIQRRREWDIGSSWDKFCQWVTSTDNRIYIGWFGLLMIPTLIAAITCFIIAFITAPAVDMEGIREPILGSILSGNNVISAAVVPTSAAIGLHFYPIWDAASMDEWLYNGGPYQLIIFHFLIGIWCYLGRLWELSYRLGMRPWISVAFSAPVAAATSIFLIYPIGQGSFSEGMPLGISGTFHFMLAFQAAHNILMHPLHMLAVSGVFAGALLAALHGSLVTSSLIRETTIEESVNEGYHFGQEETTYNLVAGHAGYLGRLLIPSLGWQNSRSIHFILGAIPVIGIWCAALAIGVMAFNLNGFNFNQSIHDSQGHPILTEADMLNRANLGIRAMHAPNTHHFPLTLASGESIPLS; from the coding sequence ATGACTCATGTTATCCAACGTCGCCGAGAATGGGATATAGGTAGCAGTTGGGACAAGTTTTGCCAATGGGTAACGAGTACCGATAATCGGATTTATATCGGTTGGTTTGGCCTGTTGATGATTCCCACCTTAATCGCTGCTATCACTTGCTTTATTATCGCCTTTATTACCGCTCCTGCTGTGGATATGGAAGGCATTCGGGAACCCATTTTAGGCTCAATTTTGAGTGGTAATAACGTCATTTCCGCCGCCGTCGTTCCCACTTCCGCCGCCATTGGCCTACACTTCTATCCTATCTGGGATGCTGCCTCGATGGATGAATGGCTCTACAATGGAGGCCCCTATCAACTGATCATTTTCCATTTCTTAATTGGAATTTGGTGTTATTTAGGTCGTTTGTGGGAATTGAGCTACCGTTTAGGTATGCGTCCTTGGATTTCCGTTGCTTTTTCTGCCCCTGTTGCAGCAGCGACTTCTATCTTTCTGATTTATCCTATTGGACAAGGAAGCTTTTCTGAAGGAATGCCCCTCGGTATTAGCGGCACATTCCACTTTATGTTAGCCTTCCAAGCGGCTCATAACATCCTGATGCACCCCTTACATATGTTAGCCGTTTCAGGAGTGTTTGCGGGAGCGTTACTGGCTGCTTTACACGGTTCTTTAGTGACTTCTAGCCTCATTCGGGAAACCACCATCGAAGAATCAGTTAATGAAGGGTATCACTTCGGTCAGGAGGAAACCACCTATAATTTAGTCGCTGGCCACGCGGGTTATTTAGGTCGTTTGTTAATTCCCAGTTTGGGATGGCAAAATAGCCGTTCAATTCACTTTATTTTAGGAGCTATTCCTGTTATTGGAATTTGGTGTGCTGCCTTGGCTATTGGGGTGATGGCTTTTAACCTCAATGGGTTTAATTTTAATCAATCTATTCATGATAGCCAAGGTCATCCTATCCTCACCGAAGCTGATATGTTAAATCGCGCTAATTTAGGCATTCGTGCCATGCACGCTCCCAATACCCATCATTTTCCCCTTACCTTAGCTAGTGGAGAAAGTATCCCCCTTAGTTAA
- a CDS encoding Uma2 family endonuclease has product MVTQLDTIATPEIIYPESDGQPMADNTLQFRWITTIKANLDWLFAKDNQVFVAGDLLWYPIEGNNQKRQAPDVMVVFGRPKGDRGSYQQWKEGNIPPQVVFEILSPGNTRKEMSRKLLFYERHGVEEYYIYDPDNNELTGLLRTDEGLTPIEEINHWVSPRLGIRFEMAEPELLLYHPNGDRFSTYTEEREKAEQERQRADRLAAKLRELGIDNWDQL; this is encoded by the coding sequence ATGGTTACTCAACTGGATACCATTGCCACCCCTGAGATTATTTATCCTGAAAGCGATGGCCAACCGATGGCAGATAATACCCTTCAGTTTCGTTGGATTACAACCATTAAAGCGAATTTAGATTGGTTATTTGCCAAGGATAATCAGGTATTTGTCGCCGGGGATTTATTATGGTATCCCATAGAAGGGAACAATCAAAAACGACAAGCTCCTGATGTTATGGTAGTCTTTGGACGGCCAAAAGGCGATCGCGGTTCTTATCAACAATGGAAAGAAGGCAATATCCCTCCCCAAGTCGTCTTTGAGATTCTCTCTCCTGGCAATACTCGCAAAGAAATGAGCCGCAAACTGCTGTTTTATGAGCGTCATGGCGTAGAGGAATATTATATCTATGATCCTGATAACAATGAACTGACAGGATTGTTACGGACAGACGAAGGGTTAACCCCCATTGAAGAGATAAATCACTGGGTTAGTCCCCGTTTAGGCATTCGTTTTGAAATGGCTGAACCGGAATTATTGTTGTATCATCCTAATGGCGATCGCTTTTCAACTTATACCGAAGAACGAGAAAAAGCAGAACAGGAACGTCAACGGGCGGACAGACTGGCCGCCAAATTACGGGAATTAGGGATTGATAATTGGGATCAACTCTAA